The stretch of DNA TTGGCCTCGGCAACAAGGTTCTCCAGCTCGTTGGCAATTCCGATTATCTCTAATGGCTCTGTAAAGGCCGTCTCGCCTGATCTTGAGACATCATGGACCACGCCCGGCACCTGACCTTTGGCGTCCATTCTCACCGGGATAACCCACCGGCCCGCCCTCTGAGTAATAAAGTCATCTTGTAAAAAGGGGGTCACACCCCGGTCCGTTACCGTCTCCTCCAATCTCTTTCTTATCTTCGCCTCCATGCCTCTTATTCGGCTTCGCAGATGAGAAAGGGTCGGGCTCGCGCTGTCCAGGATATTTCCTTCGCTATCGATAGACCTCCCGATAGCGGCGAGTATATCGGGAAAGCCAGTTAAATGGCCGGTCAGCCTGGTCAGCCCGGGCAGGCTGTCTGCCTCTGCGATCTGCGCGGATACCTCGGAAATTATCCGCAGAACAGGCACGAAGGCTATAAGTTCGCCGGGATCAAGGACGGCGCCCTCAAGCCTTGCCTGCTCAAGGGCCTGGGATATGTCCTGAAAATGAGATAACCTGAGTGGGGTGCCAGCCTGGGCCAGCCCCTGAATCTCTTTGACCTGTCCGAATCTTTCTGCTATATCGCCCCGGTCACTTAAGGGGGAAATATCCAAAACAGCCTGTCGCGAGGCATCGCTATGGGAAAAGCCGGAAATTGTATTCAGGATTTTATCGAATTCCAGGATCTGAAGCGCTTCTCTGCTTATCATGAGGACTCAGGGTTGATGCCGTACCTACTTTTTGTTCTCTTTCTCTTCCTTGCCTTTTGCTTCCTTATTCTCTCCTGCGCAAGGCCGCGGCCGGTCACCCGGCCTGATAGCGCCGCAATCCGCTCTGCAAGCTCACGCCGGGCCAGGAACCGGTTAACAGACTGGCTCCGGTCCTTCATGCACTTTACTTCTATTCCGGTAGGCAGGTGTTTCAGATAGACGCAGGTGGAGGTCTTGTTCACATTTTGCCCGCCTTTTCCTGATGACCGGATGAATTTCTCCTCGATATCCTTTTCCTGGATGCCGAGGGCCTCCATAGTCTCCTTTAGCCATCTGTTCTTCTCTTCACTAACTGCAAAGGAAGGCATTATAAAGGCCTTTGGTTATGATTCCGGATTCCCGCTGAAGTTTATCCGCCGCAGGCGAGCGGGGATGAAGATTTATACGCGATTATTTATGACGTTGCGTATAACCGAAATTTCTGACTCTTACTTCCTGCGGTAAACGTTCAAGCCCACCTTCTTGTCCTCAGCGCCGGGGACGCTGATGTTCCCTTCCGTGGAAGCAATAATGATGGTCTTGCCCGAGGATGACGGGCCGAATTCCTTGGATAAATCCACTGTAATGGTCAGGATATTCCCTTCAACTTTCATCTCTGCATTTTTCATGTTCTCTGCTCCTGTATGTAAGGTGTAATTTGTATTTGTGCTGCCCGGTAATTCTTGTTTTAATGTGTTCTAACGGTTTATAATCTCCATAATTATCGCATTCCCTCCACAATCTCCGCCCTTACCAAAGGGCGTATGAAGGAGGGGTTTTTAGTCAGCAGCAAGGATTTGGTTAAAGAGGGTAATGAAGGTATGCTTTATATCACCTATAAGCATCCTTTCTGTGGGCGATTGACAGCACTTTAACAATTTTCATCCTATCATCAATGCGGTACAGCACTCTATAATCACCGCTTCTTATTCTATAATATTCGGTTTCTTTTAGTTTCTTATGCCCGAATGGTCTAGGATTGTCTTCAAGTGAAAGTATCCGTTTGCGAATTTTTAGTCTCACCAGTTCAGGCAGTTTCAAAAATTCCTTTGCTGCCTTTGAGATAATCTCAATAGAATATTTATCCATTTAATTGTCATGCTCTTTCAAAAAGTCTCTGAATGGTCTGCTTTGGCCTTTTACCCTACTTTCTGCTATGGCTATATCTATAAGATCCTCGCGGAGTTTTTTGTCCTTTAATATGGATGACAGAAAAATATCTTGCTCTTTTCGCGGCAAAGTTTTGAATGCTGCCAAAAAAACTTCTGCTGTTGCTCCTTTTGTTCTCATAACTCACTCCCTTAGTGAAATCGTACTTATTTTACGCCTTCCCCTCCACAATCGCAATCTCCTTCTCTGTCAATCCATACAATTGGTAAGGACCGTAGGGGAGGTGAATTGAAGCTCCCCGCAGCAAGCTGCGGGGAATCTCCGTATGCAAGGTAAAATGCATCGTATTCGCTTGCTATGCATGTTCAAATTGTAAGTGCACCGCCTGATGTCTGCCAGAACGCTTCAAGTGGAGACCGGTAGTTGAGGCGCTTTCTTGGTCTATGATTAAGCTTTTTTAATGCAAATGCAAGATATTCTTCAGTGGTCTTTCTAAAATCTGTTCTCGAAAAACAAGCCCCTATCTCACTATGGGTGACGCGTCTTTGTCAAAGGGATTGGTTCTCATGGCCAGAGAAAAGAGATAAGGGTAGTTGGTTTTTAGATGTTTCATGTAGTACACCCACTGACGGCCTAAGAGGCCATAAGCCCTCTTTATGTCACCGGCGAGATGAGCATAGTCAGTATCCGGTAACCGGCTCAGGTCCGTTCGGCTTGCCAACTCTTCTTTCAAATGGAAGACGGCCCTGAGGAGTTCGGTGAACACCTCATGTTCCAGCAGCACCGGATTTTCCAGCAATCGCAGCAGGAGAATGCTTTTTGCTTCGAGGAAACCCCGCAATTCTTCCAGTTCCGTTTTTTTGATATCAACCGCGTATTCGTATTTCTCAATGCGCTTTTCGAGGCCGAGGAAGTCCCGGTCAGACCAATCGCTCCTTATGATAAGCTCCCTTCGCAGGATTTCCAGGTTGGGATCGGACCGGGAAAAAGAAGCCAGCAGGCCGGTTCCGACCTCGCTGAAAAACAATCCGATCACCATGTTCAACTTTTCCATTCTGATCTGTTTTTCCCGCTTGTTCAGCAACAACTCCGTGGCGTTTGCCACTACTCCGAGGAATGTTCCAACACCCATTACAATGAGGAGGATGGTCAGCATCTTGCCTGTCTGCGTGGCGGGGTGGATATCTCCATAACCCACCGTGGTTATCGTGACCATTGTGAAGTAAAAGGCATCCGGCAGAGAAAGCCCCTCAATGGCCATGAAGCCGGCGGTTCCCACCAGCACAATGCCCAATAGAAGGATAAAAAATATGCGCAATCGAAATCTTATATGATCCATATCACAACGCCTTATTCACGGGATGACGGATGCCCTAGTCACCTCATCGGGGAGACCCTGTTCAGGTACTATTTATCGTATCATACATGGAATGTGGGAGTCAAACGGGTGGCAGCAGGAGGCAACGCCCTCATATAGAGCAATGCCGTTTAATCGTTCTTTGTAGGTTTTAATCCTTCGAGCAGGGGCTTCAACTCCGGCAAACGCTCTTGGGCAACCTTCCAGACGGTCTTCAGGTCAACCCCCATGTAGTCGTGGATGAGAACGTCCCGCATGCCGGCCATTTTATTCCAGGGAATATCGGGATGTTTTTTTCTAAATGATGTCGGAATGTGTTTGGCTGCTTCGCCGAGGACTTCGAGACACCTGATCACGGCGTTGACCGTCTTCTTGTCCGCTGCAAACATTTCGTAAGACATTCCATGGGTGAACTCCTCGGCGTCGGCAATAGCAGTTACAAGATCATCAAGGTAATCGGAGATCTCCCGCCCTTTAGACATATTCGACCTCGGACAGGATACGTTTACCAATGGCCGGCTTGAGAGCGGACTCCATGACCAGATCAACCTTGATACTGAGCTGGCTTTCGAGATATTCACGTAGGTCCAAAAAGTCGAAGAGGTCGATATCGCGGTTGAACGTGACGAGTATATCGATATCACTCCTCTTGCTCTGCTTCTCCCTAACATAGGAGCCAAACAAGCCGAGCCGCTGGACTCCATAATGGGATTCCAGCTCAGGCTTGCGATTTCTGATGATTTTTATTATTTCTTTTTTCTCCATAATCGCTTACCTGTAATATTGTATGTTAAGGCGTGTGGGTACACGAACCTTCACTTTCGTAGTAATCGATATGTCCGTTAATCAGCCTTGATCAATATTCCCCTCTTATGTGGCCAATATAGGAAAATCCTTGTTGCATGTCAACGTGATTTAGGATCAGATGCCAGGACTGGAACTTTTTCATCGGAGCGGCCCCACCCTGAAAATTAAAATAACCACGGCTGTTATTTTAGATAGGGCGATTCATGAATCGCCTCTACACAAGCCTCGTCTTCCCGGTCTCCACATGAAGTGTTCTGGCAGACATCAAGTGGTGCACTTACAACTTGAATTCACCTGGCCTTCTATCTGTATTTCGCCAAGAACTCCACAGCGGCATCCTTGGTCGTGAATTCAGCCGTAACCCTGTCACCGGTGTTGTAGCGGATGTGAATCTCGTACTTGTAGACTTTGCCTTGGACTCCGCTTGATTGGTAGGCGGACAGGAAGGCAATGGCTTCCGTCGCTGAAGAGTATTCTGTCTCCTTCCCGTGCAACGGAATTACAACGATCTTATCGACTCTCCGAGACACCGTCTTATCCAGCGCGCCAAAGAAGACGTCTATGTCTTGTTGATGCGTTCGCACGAGGAAATCAGCAACACCTTGCTTTGATCGTTTGCTCAATGAATTCCATCGACGAATTTTTGCGCGGAAATCCTTTTCCGCCGTGTCCTCATCGAAATCCGCGTCAACCCCAACAGATTTGAATGCCTGAACAATTGAGTCATAGGGGAAGTAGAGCACGTGGAACCCGAGGGATTTAAGCTGGGTCAATGCTCCGTTGGTGAAGACACCTGCGAGAATCACGCCAGTGAACGGGCAACTGTACTTGTGGGTTAAAGCCAGAACTTGGATTGCCCCCTGGATTTCCTGTGCTTTGTTTCGCGAGTGCTTTGTGTAACGACGCCACGCTGTCTCAATGAAAGCAACAGGGATTCCGATTATTTCGTCCGTTCCGCCTCGTTCGAGAACGAAGTCCAAGTCATGGGCATTGCCATAGAGATCTGTCCACGTGACCTTTTTTCCCTCTCTTGCTGCTCGTGGCCCCTTCATGTCTAAGTACAATCCATGATCGTCCGCAAACTTGCGAAGTGTCGATACAATAGCATCTTCGAGGACGTTTC from Desulfovibrionales bacterium encodes:
- a CDS encoding nucleotidyltransferase family protein; translated protein: MEKKEIIKIIRNRKPELESHYGVQRLGLFGSYVREKQSKRSDIDILVTFNRDIDLFDFLDLREYLESQLSIKVDLVMESALKPAIGKRILSEVEYV
- a CDS encoding potassium channel family protein; the encoded protein is MDHIRFRLRIFFILLLGIVLVGTAGFMAIEGLSLPDAFYFTMVTITTVGYGDIHPATQTGKMLTILLIVMGVGTFLGVVANATELLLNKREKQIRMEKLNMVIGLFFSEVGTGLLASFSRSDPNLEILRRELIIRSDWSDRDFLGLEKRIEKYEYAVDIKKTELEELRGFLEAKSILLLRLLENPVLLEHEVFTELLRAVFHLKEELASRTDLSRLPDTDYAHLAGDIKRAYGLLGRQWVYYMKHLKTNYPYLFSLAMRTNPFDKDASPIVR
- a CDS encoding type II toxin-antitoxin system RelE/ParE family toxin, translated to MDKYSIEIISKAAKEFLKLPELVRLKIRKRILSLEDNPRPFGHKKLKETEYYRIRSGDYRVLYRIDDRMKIVKVLSIAHRKDAYR
- a CDS encoding DUF86 domain-containing protein, which translates into the protein MSKGREISDYLDDLVTAIADAEEFTHGMSYEMFAADKKTVNAVIRCLEVLGEAAKHIPTSFRKKHPDIPWNKMAGMRDVLIHDYMGVDLKTVWKVAQERLPELKPLLEGLKPTKND
- a CDS encoding peptide chain release factor-like protein; this translates as MPSFAVSEEKNRWLKETMEALGIQEKDIEEKFIRSSGKGGQNVNKTSTCVYLKHLPTGIEVKCMKDRSQSVNRFLARRELAERIAALSGRVTGRGLAQERIRKQKARKRKRTKSRYGINPESS